In the genome of Raphanus sativus cultivar WK10039 chromosome 4, ASM80110v3, whole genome shotgun sequence, one region contains:
- the LOC108830435 gene encoding histidine kinase 4 isoform X1: MFQSFLSQLITDMNWAALNNPNPEEKEPKSSDFYHLGAIDLPEKPRKIDFWRSGLMGFAKMKQQQQQLQHSVAVKMNSSSNEQVGNNKKGSTFIQEHRALLPKGLILWTIFVGFISRGIYQWMDDSSKVRREEVLVSMCDQRARMLQDQFSVSVNHVHALAILVSTFHYHKNPSAIDQGTFADYTARTAFERPLLSGVAYAEKVVNAEREMFESQHNWVIKTMDTGEPSPVRDEYAPVIFSQDSVSYLESLDMMSGEEDRENILRARETGKAVLTSPFRLLASHHLGVVLTFPVYKASLPKNPTVQERIAATAGYLGGAFDVESLVENLLGQLAGNQAIVVHVYDITNASDPLVMYGNQDEEGDTSLYHESKLDFGDPFRKHKMICRYLQKAPIPLNVLTTVPLFFGICFLVGYILYSAGVHIVKVEDDFHEMQELKVRAEAADVAKSQFLATVSHEIRTPMNGILGMLAMLLDTELSSTQRDYAQTAQICGKALIALINEVLDRAKIEAGKLELESVPFDIRSILDDVLSLFSEESRNKRIELAVFVSDKVPEIVKGDSGRFRQIIINLVGNSVKFTEKGHIFVKVHLAEQAKDGAESNGVVSEDMIVASKPSSYNTLSGYEAADGRNSWDSFKHLVSEEELSLLEFDTSSSNVRLMVSIEDTGIGIPLAAQGRVFMPFMQADSSTSRTYGGTGIGLSISKCLVELMRGQISFVSRPRIGSTFWFTAVFDKCEKCSLKKPTVENLPSSFRGMRAIVVDAKPVRAAVTRYHMKRLGINVDVMTSLRTAVSSVTGRNGSSPLPLGTTKLDMILVEKDSWISTEDIDSEIRQMNSRTNGNVHHKTPKLALFATNITNSEFDRAKSAGFADTVIMKPLRASMIGACLQQVLELRKTRQQHPEGSSPATLKSLLTGKKILVVDDNMVNRRVAAGALKKFGAEVVCAESGQVALGLLQIPHSFDACFMDIQMPQMDGFEATRQIRMMEKEAKEKTKLEWHLPILAMTADVIHATYEECLKSGMDGYVSKPFEEENLYKSVAKSFKANPISDLSCSQS; encoded by the exons ATATGAACTGGGCGGCACTCAACAACCCAAATCCTGAAGAAAAGGAGCCAAAAAGCAGCGATTTTTATCACCTGGGCGCTATAGATTTGCCAGAAAAACCCAGAAAGATAGATTTTTGGCGTTCTGGGCTAATGGGTTTCGCCAAGatgaagcagcagcagcaacagctTCAGCATTCAGTGGCGGTGAAGATGAACAGCAGTAGCAACGAGCAAGTGGGTAACAATAAAAAGGGGTCGACTTTCATACAGGAGCATCGAGCTTTGTTACCAAAGGGTTTGATTCTGTGGACCATCTTTGTTGGGTTCATAAGCAGAGGGATCTACCAGTGGATGGATGATTCCAGCAAGGTTAGAAGAGAAGAGGTTTTGGTTAGTATGTGTGATCAGAGGGCGAGGATGCTGCAGGATCAGTTTAGTGTTAGTGTTAACCATGTCCATGCTTTGGCTATTCTCGTCTCAACGTTTCATTACCATAAGAATCCATCTGCAATTGATCAG GGGACATTTGCGGACTACACAGCGAGAACAGCGTTTGAGAGACCGTTGCTAAGTGGAGTGGCCTACGCAGAGAAAGTTGTGAATGCTGAGAGGGAGATGTTTGAGAGTCAGCATAATTGGGTTATAAAGACGATGGACACAGGAGAGCCTTCACCGGTCAGAGACGAGTACGCTCCTGTCATATTCTCTCAAGACAGTGTCTCTTACCTTGAGTCACTCGATATGATGTCTGGCGAGGAGGATCGGGAGAACATTCTGAGAGCTAGAGAGACAGGGAAAGCTGTCTTGACAAGCCCTTTTAGGCTGTTGGCTTCTCACCATCTAGGAGTTGTGTTGACCTTCCCTGTCTACAAAGCTTCTCTCCCTAAAAATCCTACTGTCCAGGAGCGCATTGCAGCCACTGCAGGGTACCTTGGTGGGGCGTTTGATGTGGAGTCTCTCGTTGAGAATCTACTCGGACAGCTTGCAGGTAACCAGGCGATAGTAGTGCATGTGTATGACATCACCAACGCATCGGATCCGCTTGTCATGTATGGCAATCAAGATGAAGAAGGCGACACATCTCTCTATCATGAAAGCAAGCTTGACTTTGGAGACCCTTTCAGGAAACATAAGATGATTTGCAG GTACCTCCAGAAGGCGCCAATACCGTTGAACGTACTCACAACAGTGCCGTTGTTCTTTGGTATTTGCTTCCTTGTTGGTTACATACTTTACAGCGCAGGCGTGCACATTGTTAAAGTGGAAGATGATTTCCACGAGATGCAAGAGCTCAAAGTCCGAGCAGAAGCTGCTGATGTAGCTAAATCGCAGTTTCTCGCCACTGTGTCTCACGAGATCAGGACGCCTATGAATGGAATTCTCGGCATGCTTGCTATGCTTCTTGATACAGAGCTTAGTTCTACTCAGAGAGATTACGCTCAGACCGCGCAGATTTGTGGCAAAGCTTTGATTGCGTTGATTAACGAGGTTCTTGACCGTGCCAAGATCGAGGCTGGGAAGCTGGAGTTGGAATCTGTGCCTTTTGATATCCGTTCAATACTAGATGATGTTCTTTCTCTATTCTCTGAGGAGTCAAGGAACAAACGCATTGAG CTTGCGGTTTTTGTTTCAGACAAGGTACCAGAGATAGTCAAAGGAGACTCAGGGAGATTCAGACAGATCATCATAAACCTCGTTGGAAACTCTGTTAAA TTCACAGAGAAAGGACACATCTTTGTTAAAGTCCATCTTGCGGAACAAGCAAAAGATGGAGCTGAGTCTAACGGAGTAGTGTCTGAAGATATGATTGTTGCTTCCAAACCGTCGAGTTACAACACACTGAGCGGTTACGAAGCTGCTGATGGTCGGAACAGCTGGGACTCATTCAAGCACTTGGTCTCCGAGGAGGAGCTGTCGTTGTTAGAGTTCGACACTTCTTCCAGTAACGTCAGGCTTATGGTTTCTATCGAGGACACAGGTATTGGAATCCCTCTAGCTGCGCAGGGACGTGTCTTTATGCCGTTTATGCAAGCGGACAGCTCCACTTCGAGAACCTATGGAGGTACTGGGATTGGTTTGAGCATAAGCAAGTGTCTGGTCGAGCTTATGCGCGGTCAGATAAGTTTCGTGAGCCGTCCGCGTATTGGAAGCACGTTCTGGTTCACTGCTGTGTTTGACAAGTGTGAGAAATGCAGTCTGAAGAAGCCTACCGTTGAGAATCTTCCTTCTAGTTTTAGAGGGATGAGAGCTATTGTTGTTGATGCTAAGCCTGTTAGAGCTGCTGTGACTAGGTATCATATGAAAAGACTTGGGATCAATGTTGATGTCATGACAAGTCTCAGAACAGCGGTTTCTAGTGTTACTGGAAGAAACGGTTCTTCTCCTCTTCCATTAGG AACAACGAAACTAGATATGATCTTGGTGGAGAAGGACTCGTGGATATCTACTGAAGATATAGACTCGGAGATACGTCAGATGAACTCAAGAACCAACGGAAACGTGCATCACAAGACACCGAAACTGGCTCTTTTCGCGACGAACATCACCAACTCGGAGTTCGACAGAGCTAAATCAGCAGGGTTTGCTGATACCGTGATAATGAAGCCGTTGAGGGCAAGCATGATCGGCGCGTGTCTACAGCAAGTTCTTGAGCTGAGGAAGACGAGACAGCAGCATCCTGAGGGATCATCACCGGCAACGCTCAAGAGTTTGCTTACAGGGAAGAAGATTCTGGTGGTTGATGATAATATGGTGAACAGGAGAGTAGCTGCAGGAGCTCTGAAGAAGTTTGGAGCAGAGGTGGTGTGTGCAGAGAGTGGTCAAGTTGCTTTGGGTTTGCTTCAGATTCCACACAGTTTCGATGCTTGCTTCATGGATATTCAAATGCCACAGATGGACGG GTTTGAAGCGACTCGTCAGATAAGGATGATGGAGAAGGAAGCTAAAGAGAAGACGAAGCTGGAGTGGCATTTACCGATTCTAGCCATGACGGCTGATGTGATCCACGCGACATACGAGGAGTGTCTGAAAAGTGGAATGGATGGTTATGTCTCTAAACCATTCGAAGAAGAGAATCTCTACAAGTCTGTGGCCAAATCATTCAAAGCTAACCCAATCTCAGATTTATCATGTAGCcaaagttga
- the LOC108830435 gene encoding histidine kinase 4 isoform X2 — translation MNWAALNNPNPEEKEPKSSDFYHLGAIDLPEKPRKIDFWRSGLMGFAKMKQQQQQLQHSVAVKMNSSSNEQVGNNKKGSTFIQEHRALLPKGLILWTIFVGFISRGIYQWMDDSSKVRREEVLVSMCDQRARMLQDQFSVSVNHVHALAILVSTFHYHKNPSAIDQGTFADYTARTAFERPLLSGVAYAEKVVNAEREMFESQHNWVIKTMDTGEPSPVRDEYAPVIFSQDSVSYLESLDMMSGEEDRENILRARETGKAVLTSPFRLLASHHLGVVLTFPVYKASLPKNPTVQERIAATAGYLGGAFDVESLVENLLGQLAGNQAIVVHVYDITNASDPLVMYGNQDEEGDTSLYHESKLDFGDPFRKHKMICRYLQKAPIPLNVLTTVPLFFGICFLVGYILYSAGVHIVKVEDDFHEMQELKVRAEAADVAKSQFLATVSHEIRTPMNGILGMLAMLLDTELSSTQRDYAQTAQICGKALIALINEVLDRAKIEAGKLELESVPFDIRSILDDVLSLFSEESRNKRIELAVFVSDKVPEIVKGDSGRFRQIIINLVGNSVKFTEKGHIFVKVHLAEQAKDGAESNGVVSEDMIVASKPSSYNTLSGYEAADGRNSWDSFKHLVSEEELSLLEFDTSSSNVRLMVSIEDTGIGIPLAAQGRVFMPFMQADSSTSRTYGGTGIGLSISKCLVELMRGQISFVSRPRIGSTFWFTAVFDKCEKCSLKKPTVENLPSSFRGMRAIVVDAKPVRAAVTRYHMKRLGINVDVMTSLRTAVSSVTGRNGSSPLPLGTTKLDMILVEKDSWISTEDIDSEIRQMNSRTNGNVHHKTPKLALFATNITNSEFDRAKSAGFADTVIMKPLRASMIGACLQQVLELRKTRQQHPEGSSPATLKSLLTGKKILVVDDNMVNRRVAAGALKKFGAEVVCAESGQVALGLLQIPHSFDACFMDIQMPQMDGFEATRQIRMMEKEAKEKTKLEWHLPILAMTADVIHATYEECLKSGMDGYVSKPFEEENLYKSVAKSFKANPISDLSCSQS, via the exons ATGAACTGGGCGGCACTCAACAACCCAAATCCTGAAGAAAAGGAGCCAAAAAGCAGCGATTTTTATCACCTGGGCGCTATAGATTTGCCAGAAAAACCCAGAAAGATAGATTTTTGGCGTTCTGGGCTAATGGGTTTCGCCAAGatgaagcagcagcagcaacagctTCAGCATTCAGTGGCGGTGAAGATGAACAGCAGTAGCAACGAGCAAGTGGGTAACAATAAAAAGGGGTCGACTTTCATACAGGAGCATCGAGCTTTGTTACCAAAGGGTTTGATTCTGTGGACCATCTTTGTTGGGTTCATAAGCAGAGGGATCTACCAGTGGATGGATGATTCCAGCAAGGTTAGAAGAGAAGAGGTTTTGGTTAGTATGTGTGATCAGAGGGCGAGGATGCTGCAGGATCAGTTTAGTGTTAGTGTTAACCATGTCCATGCTTTGGCTATTCTCGTCTCAACGTTTCATTACCATAAGAATCCATCTGCAATTGATCAG GGGACATTTGCGGACTACACAGCGAGAACAGCGTTTGAGAGACCGTTGCTAAGTGGAGTGGCCTACGCAGAGAAAGTTGTGAATGCTGAGAGGGAGATGTTTGAGAGTCAGCATAATTGGGTTATAAAGACGATGGACACAGGAGAGCCTTCACCGGTCAGAGACGAGTACGCTCCTGTCATATTCTCTCAAGACAGTGTCTCTTACCTTGAGTCACTCGATATGATGTCTGGCGAGGAGGATCGGGAGAACATTCTGAGAGCTAGAGAGACAGGGAAAGCTGTCTTGACAAGCCCTTTTAGGCTGTTGGCTTCTCACCATCTAGGAGTTGTGTTGACCTTCCCTGTCTACAAAGCTTCTCTCCCTAAAAATCCTACTGTCCAGGAGCGCATTGCAGCCACTGCAGGGTACCTTGGTGGGGCGTTTGATGTGGAGTCTCTCGTTGAGAATCTACTCGGACAGCTTGCAGGTAACCAGGCGATAGTAGTGCATGTGTATGACATCACCAACGCATCGGATCCGCTTGTCATGTATGGCAATCAAGATGAAGAAGGCGACACATCTCTCTATCATGAAAGCAAGCTTGACTTTGGAGACCCTTTCAGGAAACATAAGATGATTTGCAG GTACCTCCAGAAGGCGCCAATACCGTTGAACGTACTCACAACAGTGCCGTTGTTCTTTGGTATTTGCTTCCTTGTTGGTTACATACTTTACAGCGCAGGCGTGCACATTGTTAAAGTGGAAGATGATTTCCACGAGATGCAAGAGCTCAAAGTCCGAGCAGAAGCTGCTGATGTAGCTAAATCGCAGTTTCTCGCCACTGTGTCTCACGAGATCAGGACGCCTATGAATGGAATTCTCGGCATGCTTGCTATGCTTCTTGATACAGAGCTTAGTTCTACTCAGAGAGATTACGCTCAGACCGCGCAGATTTGTGGCAAAGCTTTGATTGCGTTGATTAACGAGGTTCTTGACCGTGCCAAGATCGAGGCTGGGAAGCTGGAGTTGGAATCTGTGCCTTTTGATATCCGTTCAATACTAGATGATGTTCTTTCTCTATTCTCTGAGGAGTCAAGGAACAAACGCATTGAG CTTGCGGTTTTTGTTTCAGACAAGGTACCAGAGATAGTCAAAGGAGACTCAGGGAGATTCAGACAGATCATCATAAACCTCGTTGGAAACTCTGTTAAA TTCACAGAGAAAGGACACATCTTTGTTAAAGTCCATCTTGCGGAACAAGCAAAAGATGGAGCTGAGTCTAACGGAGTAGTGTCTGAAGATATGATTGTTGCTTCCAAACCGTCGAGTTACAACACACTGAGCGGTTACGAAGCTGCTGATGGTCGGAACAGCTGGGACTCATTCAAGCACTTGGTCTCCGAGGAGGAGCTGTCGTTGTTAGAGTTCGACACTTCTTCCAGTAACGTCAGGCTTATGGTTTCTATCGAGGACACAGGTATTGGAATCCCTCTAGCTGCGCAGGGACGTGTCTTTATGCCGTTTATGCAAGCGGACAGCTCCACTTCGAGAACCTATGGAGGTACTGGGATTGGTTTGAGCATAAGCAAGTGTCTGGTCGAGCTTATGCGCGGTCAGATAAGTTTCGTGAGCCGTCCGCGTATTGGAAGCACGTTCTGGTTCACTGCTGTGTTTGACAAGTGTGAGAAATGCAGTCTGAAGAAGCCTACCGTTGAGAATCTTCCTTCTAGTTTTAGAGGGATGAGAGCTATTGTTGTTGATGCTAAGCCTGTTAGAGCTGCTGTGACTAGGTATCATATGAAAAGACTTGGGATCAATGTTGATGTCATGACAAGTCTCAGAACAGCGGTTTCTAGTGTTACTGGAAGAAACGGTTCTTCTCCTCTTCCATTAGG AACAACGAAACTAGATATGATCTTGGTGGAGAAGGACTCGTGGATATCTACTGAAGATATAGACTCGGAGATACGTCAGATGAACTCAAGAACCAACGGAAACGTGCATCACAAGACACCGAAACTGGCTCTTTTCGCGACGAACATCACCAACTCGGAGTTCGACAGAGCTAAATCAGCAGGGTTTGCTGATACCGTGATAATGAAGCCGTTGAGGGCAAGCATGATCGGCGCGTGTCTACAGCAAGTTCTTGAGCTGAGGAAGACGAGACAGCAGCATCCTGAGGGATCATCACCGGCAACGCTCAAGAGTTTGCTTACAGGGAAGAAGATTCTGGTGGTTGATGATAATATGGTGAACAGGAGAGTAGCTGCAGGAGCTCTGAAGAAGTTTGGAGCAGAGGTGGTGTGTGCAGAGAGTGGTCAAGTTGCTTTGGGTTTGCTTCAGATTCCACACAGTTTCGATGCTTGCTTCATGGATATTCAAATGCCACAGATGGACGG GTTTGAAGCGACTCGTCAGATAAGGATGATGGAGAAGGAAGCTAAAGAGAAGACGAAGCTGGAGTGGCATTTACCGATTCTAGCCATGACGGCTGATGTGATCCACGCGACATACGAGGAGTGTCTGAAAAGTGGAATGGATGGTTATGTCTCTAAACCATTCGAAGAAGAGAATCTCTACAAGTCTGTGGCCAAATCATTCAAAGCTAACCCAATCTCAGATTTATCATGTAGCcaaagttga